In Streptomyces sp. SLBN-118, the following are encoded in one genomic region:
- a CDS encoding MarR family winged helix-turn-helix transcriptional regulator yields the protein MSRAEQDLLSRTALGVFRLNGQFLALSEELAKPAGLTAARWQVLGAVLHEPLPVAGIARAMGITRQSVQRIADLLVERGLAAYAPNPAHRRAKLLRPTDDGRAAIARINPGHATLAARLAEALGPGQFAETVRILQELSKALDSLGTLPPDPDL from the coding sequence ATGAGCCGCGCGGAGCAGGACCTGCTCAGCCGGACAGCACTCGGCGTCTTCCGGCTGAACGGACAGTTCCTCGCCCTCTCCGAGGAGTTGGCGAAGCCCGCCGGGCTGACCGCGGCCCGGTGGCAGGTCCTCGGCGCGGTGCTGCACGAGCCGCTGCCCGTCGCCGGGATCGCCCGCGCCATGGGCATCACGCGCCAGAGCGTGCAGCGGATCGCCGATCTGCTCGTCGAGCGGGGCCTCGCGGCGTACGCACCCAACCCCGCCCACCGCCGCGCCAAACTCCTGCGCCCCACCGACGACGGCCGCGCCGCGATCGCGCGGATCAACCCCGGTCACGCGACACTGGCCGCCCGTCTCGCCGAGGCGCTGGGCCCCGGGCAGTTCGCCGAGACGGTACGGATTCTTCAGGAACTCTCCAAAGCCCTCGACAGCCTCGGGACGCTCCCGCCGGATCCTGACCTCTAG
- a CDS encoding serine/threonine-protein kinase has product MEQLAPQDPRSIGEYSLLGRLGEGGMGRVYLARSAGGRTVAVKLIKAELAGQPEFRHRFRQEVSAARRVGGEWTAPVLDADTEAAEPWVATGYVAGPSLLQVVRESPLPHESVRTLAYGLAGALRSVHGAGLVHRDLKPSNVLVTIAGPRVIDFGIARALENPAEEVTQTGVVVGSPGYMSPEQIQGQRVGPAGDVFSLGSVLAYAATGRLPFGRSDTGIHSIMFRIVSEEPDLSGVDGELRQLIADCLAKEPAQRPTPEQIVERTRPADPAAPWLPAALIAQLGQHAVSLLDADTPPRGAAANPPAYGAPAPGAHGPAAPAPAAPLAPAPYGPWVQAHLTGAGGPDTTGTSPQARKRSGRTVAIAAVAVAALLGASFAAVTLLRGGGDTVSSRPGGGGPATGQPGVAGQGKGKESLSSSEPGSGASKDAKTPASKEPAGKKPGEPGKAAGPAALPAAYTGTWTGSVYRDGTDTGSERRITLSPGTVGDTVVASISVGESYLCKGTGKLLAAGGGSIRIDTGVTASTPAGKCSAIGEQTLTARSDGTLAWTASGGRTSTLRRAGSNRIPERFLGSWERSLSSSKGTQRLTVAQGAVGSSVVTFTTTGDGAACTSDAELFSAGDRVVIGPSRVLSGDCAAAGSSVLTVSGSTLTRSFLDTGNSPREYRRS; this is encoded by the coding sequence ATGGAACAGCTCGCGCCCCAGGATCCGCGCTCCATAGGTGAGTACAGTCTGCTCGGCCGCCTTGGTGAGGGCGGTATGGGCCGGGTGTACCTCGCACGTTCCGCGGGCGGGCGCACGGTCGCCGTCAAGCTCATCAAGGCCGAGCTCGCCGGGCAGCCGGAGTTCCGTCACCGGTTCCGCCAGGAGGTGTCCGCCGCACGCCGGGTCGGCGGGGAGTGGACCGCGCCCGTGCTGGACGCGGACACCGAGGCTGCGGAGCCGTGGGTGGCGACCGGGTATGTGGCCGGACCCTCGTTGCTGCAGGTCGTGCGGGAGAGCCCGCTGCCTCATGAGTCGGTGCGGACACTGGCGTACGGCCTGGCCGGCGCGCTGCGGAGCGTGCACGGAGCCGGCCTCGTGCACCGGGATCTGAAGCCGTCCAACGTACTGGTCACCATCGCCGGTCCCCGGGTCATCGACTTCGGCATCGCCCGCGCGCTGGAGAACCCGGCCGAGGAAGTGACGCAGACCGGCGTGGTGGTGGGGTCGCCGGGATACATGTCGCCCGAGCAGATCCAGGGTCAGCGCGTCGGACCCGCAGGCGACGTCTTCTCGCTGGGCTCGGTGCTGGCCTACGCCGCGACCGGGCGGCTGCCGTTCGGGCGTTCGGACACCGGGATCCACTCGATCATGTTCCGCATCGTCAGCGAGGAGCCCGATCTGAGCGGCGTGGACGGGGAGTTGCGGCAGCTGATCGCGGACTGTCTGGCCAAGGAGCCGGCGCAGCGGCCGACGCCGGAGCAGATCGTGGAGCGCACCCGTCCCGCCGATCCGGCCGCGCCGTGGCTGCCCGCGGCTCTGATCGCCCAGCTCGGCCAGCACGCGGTGTCGTTGCTCGACGCCGATACGCCGCCGAGGGGCGCCGCGGCGAACCCACCGGCGTACGGTGCTCCGGCACCCGGAGCCCATGGTCCCGCAGCCCCCGCACCCGCAGCCCCCTTGGCCCCCGCCCCCTACGGCCCCTGGGTACAGGCGCACCTCACGGGCGCAGGTGGACCCGACACCACCGGTACGAGCCCTCAGGCACGCAAGCGCTCCGGGCGGACCGTGGCGATCGCGGCTGTCGCCGTGGCCGCGCTGCTGGGCGCTTCCTTTGCCGCCGTCACTCTGCTGCGCGGTGGCGGAGACACGGTGAGCAGCCGTCCGGGCGGCGGCGGGCCGGCCACAGGGCAGCCCGGCGTGGCCGGTCAGGGCAAGGGCAAGGAGTCGCTGTCGTCGTCCGAGCCCGGGAGCGGCGCGAGCAAGGATGCGAAGACTCCCGCGTCCAAGGAGCCCGCGGGCAAGAAGCCGGGAGAGCCGGGGAAGGCCGCCGGGCCGGCCGCGCTTCCCGCCGCGTATACCGGGACCTGGACCGGGAGCGTCTACCGCGACGGCACGGACACCGGGTCGGAGCGCCGGATCACCCTCTCCCCCGGCACGGTCGGCGACACGGTCGTCGCGAGCATCAGCGTGGGCGAGAGCTATCTGTGCAAGGGAACCGGCAAGCTGCTTGCGGCAGGCGGCGGTTCGATCCGTATCGACACCGGCGTCACCGCGAGCACGCCGGCCGGGAAGTGTTCCGCCATCGGCGAGCAGACCCTGACGGCGCGCTCCGACGGAACCCTCGCGTGGACGGCAAGCGGCGGCCGGACCTCGACACTGCGCAGGGCGGGCTCGAACCGGATCCCGGAGCGCTTCCTGGGCTCGTGGGAGCGGTCGTTGAGCAGCTCGAAGGGTACGCAGCGGCTGACCGTCGCACAGGGCGCCGTGGGCAGCAGCGTCGTCACCTTCACCACCACGGGGGACGGCGCGGCCTGTACGTCGGACGCCGAGCTGTTCTCGGCGGGCGACCGGGTCGTGATCGGCCCCTCCCGGGTGCTGAGCGGCGACTGCGCGGCCGCCGGGTCGTCGGTCCTGACAGTGAGCGGCAGCACGCTGACCCGGTCCTTCCTCGACACGGGCAACTCGCCCCGAGAGTACCGCCGTTCATGA
- a CDS encoding serine/threonine-protein kinase, which translates to MEPLAPADPRHIGEYRLLARLGAGGMGQVYLARNDRGRTVAVKLVRHELAEQEEFRGRFRQEVRAALRVGGEWTAPVLDADTEAPVPWVATGYIAGPALQTVVSGDHGPLPERSVRILASGLAHALRNIHAAGLIHRDLKPSNILVTIDGPRVIDFGIARALETVTDGGLTRTGALVGSPGFMAPEQVRGDRVTPACDIFCLGSVLAYAATGRMPFGSADSGVHALMFRIAQEEPDLEGLPQSLLGLVRDCLHKDPEARPTLERILELTTSDATAEPWLPGALIAQLGRHAVQLLEVEQPQAPAPVQPPTMTAPAPKPPVPTPLPTPPPPLPAYGYPHGPAPVTHGPPVPYQPMPAPYVPPPPPRRRGGTIALIAVAVLVAVAAGGAVYAVMGDDGKKSPTDARPGPTTSSPTTPTTPATPAVRGSTAPPTSPGSQEGGVPAEYVGTWEASFATADGNNTRTMTISQGTTGTQVMTLSGTGPNYDCTWSATLQASGPPLELGPTQVTSGDPKQCSPGQWSRLDMPNDTTIVRELVGSGGAPLTYTKSG; encoded by the coding sequence ATGGAGCCTCTGGCACCAGCAGATCCACGGCACATCGGCGAGTACCGTCTGCTGGCCCGCCTCGGCGCGGGCGGCATGGGCCAGGTCTACCTCGCCCGCAACGACCGCGGCCGCACCGTCGCCGTCAAGCTCGTACGCCATGAGCTCGCCGAGCAGGAGGAGTTCCGGGGCCGCTTCCGCCAGGAGGTACGGGCCGCTCTGCGGGTCGGCGGCGAGTGGACCGCGCCCGTTCTCGACGCCGACACCGAGGCGCCGGTGCCCTGGGTCGCCACGGGCTACATCGCCGGGCCCGCCCTGCAGACCGTCGTCTCCGGCGACCACGGCCCCCTGCCCGAGCGTTCCGTCCGCATCCTCGCCTCCGGTCTCGCCCACGCCCTGCGCAACATCCACGCCGCCGGGCTCATCCACCGCGACCTCAAGCCGTCGAACATCCTCGTCACCATCGACGGCCCCCGCGTCATCGACTTCGGCATAGCCCGCGCCCTGGAGACGGTCACCGACGGAGGGCTGACCCGCACCGGCGCGCTCGTCGGTTCGCCGGGCTTCATGGCTCCGGAGCAGGTACGCGGCGACCGTGTGACGCCCGCCTGCGACATCTTCTGCCTCGGCTCGGTTCTCGCGTACGCGGCGACGGGCCGGATGCCGTTCGGTTCGGCGGACAGCGGGGTGCACGCCCTGATGTTCCGCATCGCGCAGGAGGAACCGGACCTGGAGGGTCTTCCACAGAGCCTGCTCGGTCTCGTACGGGACTGCCTGCACAAGGATCCCGAGGCCCGCCCGACGCTCGAGAGGATCCTGGAGCTCACGACCTCCGACGCGACCGCCGAGCCCTGGCTGCCGGGCGCGCTGATCGCCCAACTGGGCCGTCATGCCGTCCAGTTGCTGGAGGTGGAACAGCCGCAGGCTCCGGCCCCGGTCCAGCCGCCGACGATGACCGCGCCCGCCCCGAAGCCGCCCGTCCCGACGCCGCTGCCCACACCGCCCCCGCCGCTGCCGGCCTACGGCTACCCGCACGGCCCGGCCCCGGTGACTCACGGCCCGCCGGTGCCGTACCAGCCGATGCCCGCCCCCTACGTACCCCCGCCCCCGCCCCGCAGGAGGGGCGGCACGATCGCCCTGATCGCGGTGGCCGTGCTGGTCGCGGTCGCGGCGGGCGGTGCGGTGTACGCGGTGATGGGCGACGACGGCAAGAAGTCCCCGACGGACGCCAGGCCGGGCCCCACGACCTCCTCGCCGACGACCCCGACAACCCCGGCCACCCCTGCCGTCCGAGGCTCCACGGCGCCCCCGACCTCACCCGGCTCCCAAGAGGGCGGCGTCCCCGCGGAGTACGTCGGCACCTGGGAGGCGTCCTTCGCCACGGCCGACGGCAACAACACCCGCACCATGACGATCTCCCAGGGCACGACGGGCACCCAGGTGATGACCTTGTCGGGCACCGGCCCGAACTACGACTGCACCTGGTCCGCCACCCTCCAGGCCTCGGGCCCACCCCTCGAACTCGGCCCGACCCAGGTGACCTCGGGCGACCCGAAGCAGTGTTCGCCGGGCCAGTGGAGCCGCCTGGACATGCCCAACGACACAACGATCGTGCGTGAGTTGGTGGGCTCGGGCGGCGCGCCCCTCACGTACACGAAGTCGGGCTGA